One genomic segment of Vibrio nitrifigilis includes these proteins:
- a CDS encoding metal ABC transporter substrate-binding protein has product MKLWHTAALSVAVALSPSVMANTVHSVASFSVLADIVKNVGGEHVEVKSLVQPNGDPHTFEPSPKDSVLINKADVVFVSGLGLEGWMDRLVKSSGFKGDIVTASNGIKTRSMVEDGEKITDPHAWNSAKNGEVYARNVMNALIKADPADAKYFKKHGEAYIQQLEKLDVWAKEKMASIPEEKRKVLTSHDAFGYFGQEYNVKFLAPVGFSTESEASASGVGKLINQIKKEGIHTYFIENQTDPRLVKQIASATGAKSGGELYPEALTDAKGEAPTYVAAFEHNVNTMYKAMK; this is encoded by the coding sequence ATGAAACTTTGGCACACAGCAGCGCTATCTGTTGCAGTCGCTCTTAGCCCATCAGTCATGGCAAACACTGTACATTCTGTGGCAAGTTTTTCTGTGCTCGCAGACATCGTTAAAAATGTTGGTGGCGAACACGTTGAAGTGAAATCTCTTGTTCAACCCAATGGCGACCCACATACATTCGAACCATCACCAAAAGACAGCGTGCTAATCAACAAAGCAGACGTGGTATTTGTAAGTGGTCTTGGCCTTGAAGGCTGGATGGATCGCCTGGTTAAATCATCTGGCTTTAAGGGTGATATCGTTACGGCATCAAACGGCATCAAAACTCGTTCAATGGTTGAAGACGGTGAAAAAATCACTGACCCACACGCTTGGAACAGCGCTAAAAATGGCGAAGTATACGCACGTAACGTTATGAATGCGTTAATCAAAGCCGACCCAGCTGATGCCAAATACTTCAAAAAACACGGTGAAGCGTACATTCAACAGCTTGAAAAACTTGATGTTTGGGCAAAAGAAAAAATGGCTTCTATCCCAGAGGAAAAACGTAAAGTTCTAACTAGCCATGACGCTTTCGGTTACTTCGGTCAAGAATATAATGTTAAGTTCTTAGCTCCAGTTGGTTTTTCAACTGAATCTGAAGCAAGTGCCTCTGGTGTTGGTAAATTGATTAACCAAATCAAAAAAGAAGGCATCCACACTTACTTTATCGAAAACCAAACTGACCCACGCTTAGTGAAACAAATCGCATCTGCAACAGGTGCTAAATCAGGGGGTGAACTTTACCCTGAAGCGCTAACTGATGCTAAAGGTGAAGCACCAACTTACGTTGCTGCCTTCGAACATAACGTTAATACCATGTATAAAGCGATGAAATAA
- a CDS encoding (2Fe-2S)-binding protein, protein MNSRFKRVAERDRKTVMIHIDGELVHAKQGDTVMAAILTHQGALRTNEFDHQHRAGFCLMGACQDCWVWTAQGKRLRSCSTSVESGMEIVTKQPEAVWKVHELS, encoded by the coding sequence ATGAACAGTCGCTTTAAACGTGTTGCTGAGCGCGATAGAAAGACGGTCATGATTCATATCGATGGTGAGTTAGTGCATGCCAAACAGGGAGATACGGTAATGGCGGCCATATTAACGCATCAAGGGGCGTTAAGAACGAATGAGTTTGATCATCAACATCGAGCTGGATTCTGCCTGATGGGGGCATGTCAAGATTGCTGGGTATGGACCGCGCAAGGTAAAAGACTGCGTTCATGTTCAACTTCCGTAGAATCTGGAATGGAAATCGTTACAAAACAACCGGAGGCCGTATGGAAGGTTCACGAGTTGTCATAA
- a CDS encoding haloacid dehalogenase type II — MSIPRPKFITFDCYGTLTNFQMAAMTREIFKDRILPEKMEAFVKDFGSFRLDEVLGAWQPYDQLIKAALERTCRRWGIAYNDAEGQMYYDAVPSWGPHADVPSGLARLAKEFPLVIYSNASDSQIMSNVEQLGAPFHRVFTAEEAKLYKPRLGAFEYMLDNLGCNPEDVFHVSSSFRYDLMPADDIGIVNKAFIARGHEQPGDKIYRYHQVPDINGLADLLGVD, encoded by the coding sequence ATGAGTATTCCACGCCCAAAATTTATTACGTTTGATTGCTACGGCACTTTGACCAATTTTCAAATGGCAGCGATGACGCGCGAGATTTTTAAAGATCGAATTTTGCCAGAGAAGATGGAAGCTTTTGTCAAAGACTTTGGTAGTTTTCGTCTTGATGAAGTACTCGGAGCATGGCAACCATACGACCAATTAATCAAAGCCGCATTAGAACGCACTTGTCGCCGTTGGGGCATCGCTTATAACGATGCTGAAGGGCAGATGTATTACGATGCCGTACCGTCATGGGGCCCACATGCGGATGTACCATCCGGCCTTGCTCGATTAGCAAAAGAATTCCCATTAGTCATTTATTCCAACGCCAGCGATAGTCAAATCATGAGTAACGTTGAACAGTTGGGCGCGCCTTTCCACCGCGTGTTTACGGCTGAAGAAGCCAAACTGTATAAGCCACGTCTGGGCGCATTCGAATATATGCTCGATAACTTAGGCTGTAATCCTGAAGACGTTTTCCATGTGTCTTCAAGTTTTCGTTACGATTTGATGCCAGCCGATGATATTGGCATCGTTAATAAAGCCTTTATAGCTCGTGGCCATGAGCAACCTGGAGATAAAATTTATCGTTATCACCAAGTGCCTGATATCAATGGCTTAGCTGATTTACTCGGTGTGGATTAA
- a CDS encoding metal ABC transporter ATP-binding protein — protein sequence MIKLENVTVGYQGERLTHPISGSFAQGSLTAIMGANGAGKSTLLKTLCGLLPALSGQIEFSQPRKMALSWLPQQSDIDRSFPITVFDVVAMGCWPNTGILRSIKRNDVERIYAAMEQVGIANLANYTVSQLSGGQFQRMLFARLLVQDTAIMFMDEPFAGIDSQTQEALLSLICQLHQQGKTIVTVLHNPTIVEAYFPQTLLINQQCVHWGETKQVLASCSLYDSPMKMALNFG from the coding sequence ATGATCAAGTTAGAAAATGTCACTGTGGGTTATCAAGGTGAACGCCTTACTCACCCTATTTCTGGATCGTTTGCTCAAGGCAGCTTAACCGCCATCATGGGAGCAAATGGCGCAGGAAAATCAACCTTATTAAAAACCTTATGTGGTTTGCTGCCCGCTTTATCTGGGCAGATTGAATTTAGCCAACCACGCAAAATGGCCCTCTCATGGCTACCACAACAAAGCGACATTGACCGTAGTTTCCCGATTACTGTGTTTGATGTGGTCGCTATGGGATGCTGGCCAAATACCGGCATATTACGCAGTATTAAGCGTAATGACGTTGAACGTATATATGCGGCTATGGAACAAGTTGGTATTGCCAATCTAGCCAATTATACGGTGTCTCAACTTTCAGGTGGACAATTCCAACGCATGTTATTTGCACGTCTTTTAGTGCAAGACACTGCCATCATGTTTATGGATGAGCCTTTTGCCGGAATTGATAGCCAAACACAAGAGGCATTACTGTCACTGATTTGTCAGTTGCATCAGCAAGGTAAAACCATCGTAACGGTTTTGCATAATCCCACCATCGTTGAAGCTTACTTTCCGCAAACGTTGTTGATTAATCAACAATGCGTCCACTGGGGCGAAACAAAGCAAGTGCTTGCCAGCTGCAGTTTGTATGATTCGCCAATGAAAATGGCCTTAAATTTCGGCTAG
- a CDS encoding ABC transporter substrate-binding protein: MDDKKIITGQHCIEEYEQMTQSGWTRRRILQALGVTGLMAATSGSLLGSVNAFADTNPESSAAKTGGKIRVASLSSSTADTLDPAKGALSTDYTRHYMVYNGLTKFDEHLVPHLELAQNISNKGAKTWIITLRKDVTFHNGKSLDAKDVVFSLERHKDPSTASKVMDLAKQMVSIKATGSHEVTIELNVPNAELPSIFAISHMLIVPADTQDFSQGIGTGPFKVKHFVPGMSTVVVRNENYWKPGLPYLDEIELFAIPDEPSRVNALLAGEVHVINEVNPRSTQRIEKSESHHYVNAPSGNYTDLIIRQDLAPGNRPGFTEAMKLLLDREQIKSAIFQDFAVVGNDTPIAPSARYFNSELKQTEFDPEKAKFLFKKAGLSGAKIPVVASSAATSSVDIAVLLQQMAPQAGISVDVKVKPADGYWSNHWMKHPLSFGNINPRPNADIIFSQFFATHAAWNESRWQNSAFDKLLVDARKETDDAKRNTMYAEMQTLVHDHCGIGIPVFISNIDGVDSRLKGYGTNPLGGFMGYMFAEKVWLDA, translated from the coding sequence ATGGATGATAAAAAAATTATTACAGGCCAGCATTGTATTGAGGAATATGAACAAATGACGCAGTCCGGTTGGACTCGACGTCGTATTCTGCAAGCGCTAGGCGTAACGGGATTGATGGCTGCGACATCGGGTTCGTTGTTAGGTTCGGTGAATGCCTTTGCTGATACAAACCCCGAGTCATCTGCGGCAAAAACGGGGGGTAAAATTCGCGTGGCGAGTTTGTCATCTTCTACTGCCGATACGCTTGACCCAGCCAAGGGGGCATTATCCACTGATTATACCCGTCACTACATGGTGTATAACGGATTAACTAAGTTCGACGAACATTTAGTTCCTCATCTCGAGTTAGCGCAGAACATCAGTAATAAAGGCGCAAAAACTTGGATTATTACCTTACGTAAAGATGTCACCTTTCATAATGGAAAATCTTTAGATGCCAAAGATGTCGTCTTTTCTTTAGAACGACATAAGGATCCTTCTACTGCCTCTAAAGTGATGGATTTAGCCAAACAGATGGTATCGATTAAAGCCACAGGGAGCCATGAAGTCACCATCGAACTGAACGTGCCTAATGCTGAATTGCCGTCTATTTTTGCCATTTCCCATATGCTGATTGTTCCAGCCGATACTCAAGACTTTAGTCAAGGCATTGGTACTGGACCATTTAAAGTCAAACATTTTGTTCCTGGCATGAGCACAGTAGTCGTGCGTAATGAAAACTACTGGAAACCAGGTTTACCTTATTTGGATGAAATCGAACTATTTGCCATTCCGGATGAGCCATCTCGGGTTAATGCCTTACTAGCTGGCGAAGTTCATGTGATCAATGAGGTAAACCCCCGCTCTACACAGCGTATCGAAAAGAGTGAAAGTCATCACTATGTCAATGCACCATCGGGAAATTATACCGATTTGATTATTCGTCAGGATTTAGCTCCGGGAAATCGTCCCGGGTTTACCGAGGCGATGAAATTGTTGCTCGATCGTGAGCAGATAAAATCAGCGATTTTCCAAGATTTTGCTGTGGTAGGTAACGATACGCCAATTGCACCAAGTGCTCGCTATTTTAATTCTGAACTTAAACAGACTGAATTTGATCCCGAAAAGGCGAAGTTTTTGTTTAAAAAAGCAGGATTGTCTGGGGCGAAGATCCCTGTGGTCGCGTCTTCCGCCGCCACCAGTTCGGTCGATATCGCGGTGCTTTTGCAACAAATGGCACCACAGGCTGGGATTTCAGTTGATGTAAAAGTGAAACCCGCAGATGGTTATTGGTCTAATCATTGGATGAAGCACCCATTAAGTTTTGGCAATATTAACCCCCGTCCGAACGCTGATATCATTTTCTCCCAGTTCTTTGCCACCCATGCCGCATGGAATGAATCGCGTTGGCAAAACAGTGCTTTTGACAAGCTGTTAGTGGATGCACGTAAAGAAACCGATGACGCTAAGCGCAATACGATGTATGCCGAAATGCAGACCTTGGTTCACGATCATTGCGGTATCGGCATTCCGGTATTTATCAGCAACATTGATGGTGTTGATTCGCGCCTGAAAGGTTATGGAACGAACCCTCTAGGGGGCTTTATGGGATACATGTTTGCCGAGAAAGTATGGCTAGATGCGTAA
- a CDS encoding ABC transporter permease: protein MNVQVIAKSQSPLMRMKPWLNISSLMCMFWLVIAIIGPWVTPYDVGKIVSHDIFAPISAQFPLGTDYLGRDMLSRMLVAARYTVGLALVASICASAIGTLIALMAVISPKTVEVVLLRIVDALISIPSKMLALVIVAGFGSSAQLLILTAIIGYAPGAFRIAYSLALNQHELEYVKVAMIRGESKFYIAVCEILPNILNSVLADFGLRFVFIVLLLSGLSFLGLGIQPPNADLGSLVRENIGGLSQGAPALLAPAIAIGFLTVGVNLVIDRIARQRNQR, encoded by the coding sequence ATGAATGTTCAGGTCATAGCTAAATCACAATCACCATTGATGCGCATGAAACCATGGCTCAATATCAGTTCATTAATGTGTATGTTCTGGTTAGTGATTGCCATTATTGGCCCATGGGTTACCCCCTATGATGTGGGTAAAATAGTCTCTCATGATATTTTTGCGCCTATCAGCGCTCAGTTCCCATTAGGGACGGATTACCTTGGTCGAGACATGCTAAGCCGCATGTTAGTCGCTGCTCGCTATACTGTAGGCTTAGCCTTAGTTGCTTCAATTTGTGCTTCAGCAATCGGAACGTTAATCGCATTAATGGCGGTCATTTCTCCCAAAACTGTGGAAGTGGTTCTTTTACGTATTGTCGATGCGTTAATTTCAATTCCGAGCAAAATGTTGGCGTTAGTTATTGTCGCTGGTTTTGGTAGCTCCGCTCAATTACTGATCTTGACCGCCATCATTGGCTATGCGCCGGGCGCTTTTCGTATTGCTTACAGTTTGGCCTTAAATCAACATGAATTGGAATATGTGAAGGTGGCGATGATTCGCGGTGAAAGCAAGTTCTACATCGCGGTATGCGAAATCTTACCCAATATTTTGAATTCTGTACTGGCGGATTTTGGTTTGCGTTTTGTATTTATCGTGTTGCTTCTTAGTGGTTTAAGCTTTTTGGGCTTAGGTATTCAGCCACCCAATGCTGATCTTGGTTCACTGGTGCGTGAAAATATTGGCGGTTTAAGTCAAGGAGCGCCTGCACTGCTTGCCCCGGCTATTGCAATCGGTTTTTTAACTGTTGGGGTGAATTTGGTGATTGACCGTATTGCTCGTCAACGTAACCAACGCTAA
- a CDS encoding metal ABC transporter permease → MTYHIFDAFMQFGFMRRSLVACLALSVSLTPLGVFLILRRMSLIGDALSHAVLPGVAIGYLCAGMSLFAMGLGGFIAGLLVAMSSSWISKATKLHEDSTFAGLYLGSLALGVTLVSLRSSGVDLLHLLFGSLLAVSNDSLIFIGVIASITVIMLAFFYRAIVFESFNASFFQARSKRFPTLVHAMFMALVVMNLVAGFQILGTLMTVGLMMLPAIAARCWTNHLPSTLVIAACVGAMSSFLGLAWSWYQSIPAGPAIVLTATILFLLSIFFGREKGIMPIYNKSSETLTN, encoded by the coding sequence ATGACATATCATATATTTGACGCCTTTATGCAATTTGGCTTCATGCGTCGCTCGCTTGTAGCGTGCCTTGCCCTATCAGTAAGTTTGACTCCACTCGGTGTATTTCTTATTTTGCGCCGGATGAGTCTCATCGGGGATGCCCTTTCCCATGCCGTTTTACCCGGAGTGGCTATCGGCTATCTATGTGCAGGCATGTCTTTATTCGCCATGGGACTAGGCGGCTTTATCGCTGGCCTTCTAGTTGCCATGAGTTCGAGTTGGATAAGCAAAGCAACCAAACTTCACGAAGACTCAACATTTGCAGGCCTATATCTAGGCTCGCTAGCATTAGGTGTCACATTAGTGTCACTACGCAGTAGTGGTGTTGATTTGCTGCACTTGCTGTTTGGCTCCTTACTCGCGGTAAGTAATGATTCGCTAATTTTTATCGGTGTGATTGCAAGTATCACAGTGATTATGCTGGCGTTCTTCTACCGCGCTATCGTGTTTGAATCATTTAACGCTTCCTTTTTTCAAGCACGTTCAAAACGTTTTCCGACCTTGGTTCACGCCATGTTTATGGCACTTGTTGTGATGAACTTAGTCGCTGGTTTCCAAATCTTAGGTACGCTCATGACGGTAGGTTTGATGATGTTACCGGCGATTGCAGCCCGTTGCTGGACCAATCATTTACCCAGTACTTTAGTTATTGCCGCTTGTGTCGGAGCGATGAGCTCTTTCCTCGGTTTGGCTTGGTCTTGGTATCAATCTATCCCAGCAGGTCCTGCCATTGTTCTCACAGCGACCATTCTCTTCTTGCTGTCGATCTTCTTTGGTCGGGAAAAAGGGATCATGCCCATTTACAATAAATCATCAGAAACTTTAACTAATTGA
- a CDS encoding ABC transporter ATP-binding protein produces MEFLTVQDLRISVEQDGRPKDIVKKVSFDLPKGQVLALIGESGSGKTTIALSLMGYAKPGCHISGGSVMLGNDSVLDADIKTLREWRGNRIAYIAQSAAAAFNPSKRLIDQVIESAYLHGMDNKENLKKRAIALFRDLALPNPESIGRRYPHEVSGGQLQRVMAAMALIAEPELVILDEPTTALDVTTQVEVLQVFRSVVKKRGVTAVYVSHDLAVVAQVADKIVVLNQGEIRECNSTAQILTQADDAYTQQLLDAASPSVKVTSTYQTPTSVASQTQKPLLVLRKILAGYGKRNSHGIPEAKVLDDINVTLYPGQAIGVIGESGSGKTTLAKVVAGLLPPALGSMKLCGEELNGPYSMRTKKQCREIQMVFQSADNALNPKHTIRQLLGRPLKAYFSMSRGEREKRIYELLELVQLPADLIDRKPSALSGGQKQRINLARALAAEPKVVICDEVTSALDTVVGAAILDLLKDLKAKLGLSYLFISHDIHTVRSLCEQVVVMYKGHQVQTSNTHKLQQGELHPYTALLIDSIPQIRQDWIEEPRLATVQLAKPSFYQVPEHTETCAFLERCPHRITGICDRNAPGIRKTALGGQILCLLKPDNLPVNGEHHKKRHQNRWCPSTNTTGKELVNEQSL; encoded by the coding sequence ATGGAATTTCTAACGGTACAAGATTTACGCATTAGTGTTGAACAAGATGGCCGGCCCAAAGATATCGTCAAAAAAGTGAGTTTTGATTTACCTAAAGGCCAGGTTCTTGCACTCATTGGCGAATCAGGTTCAGGGAAAACCACCATTGCCTTATCGTTAATGGGGTATGCCAAACCTGGATGTCATATTTCTGGTGGTTCAGTGATGTTAGGCAATGACTCCGTACTGGATGCAGATATCAAAACATTACGCGAGTGGCGTGGTAATCGTATTGCTTATATTGCGCAGAGCGCCGCTGCCGCTTTCAACCCAAGTAAGCGTTTGATCGATCAAGTGATTGAATCCGCTTATCTTCATGGAATGGATAATAAAGAGAATTTAAAGAAACGGGCGATAGCATTGTTTCGGGATTTAGCGCTGCCTAATCCTGAAAGCATTGGTCGACGTTATCCGCATGAAGTCTCTGGTGGACAACTGCAGCGCGTGATGGCTGCGATGGCCTTAATTGCTGAACCAGAATTGGTGATTCTCGATGAACCGACGACTGCGCTGGATGTCACTACGCAAGTTGAAGTGCTACAAGTCTTTCGTAGTGTTGTAAAAAAGCGTGGGGTAACCGCCGTATATGTTTCCCATGATTTGGCCGTTGTTGCGCAAGTCGCTGATAAAATCGTGGTGTTAAATCAGGGGGAAATTCGCGAGTGTAACTCAACGGCGCAAATTTTAACTCAAGCAGATGATGCTTATACGCAACAATTGCTCGATGCCGCATCACCAAGTGTTAAAGTCACAAGCACCTATCAGACCCCGACTTCAGTGGCGTCGCAGACGCAAAAGCCGTTGTTAGTTCTCAGAAAGATCCTTGCTGGTTATGGCAAGCGTAATTCACACGGTATTCCAGAAGCGAAAGTATTAGATGATATTAATGTGACCCTCTATCCTGGCCAAGCGATTGGTGTTATTGGTGAATCAGGCTCAGGTAAAACGACGTTGGCCAAAGTGGTGGCCGGTTTGTTACCGCCTGCATTGGGAAGCATGAAGCTTTGTGGTGAAGAGCTTAATGGGCCTTATTCCATGCGCACCAAAAAGCAGTGCCGAGAAATTCAAATGGTGTTTCAAAGTGCGGATAACGCGCTTAATCCGAAACATACCATTCGCCAATTGCTTGGCCGGCCGCTTAAAGCGTATTTTTCCATGTCCCGAGGAGAGCGTGAAAAACGTATTTATGAGTTGCTTGAGCTTGTTCAACTGCCCGCTGATCTGATTGATCGTAAGCCCTCTGCGCTGTCTGGTGGTCAAAAACAGCGCATCAATTTAGCGCGTGCGTTAGCTGCTGAGCCTAAAGTAGTGATTTGTGATGAAGTGACGTCGGCTCTAGATACCGTTGTTGGCGCTGCTATTTTGGATTTGTTAAAAGATCTAAAAGCCAAATTAGGCCTTTCTTACTTATTCATCAGTCATGATATTCATACCGTTCGCTCTCTGTGCGAGCAAGTGGTGGTGATGTACAAAGGCCATCAAGTTCAAACGTCCAATACTCATAAATTACAACAGGGTGAGCTACATCCGTATACGGCATTGTTGATCGATTCCATTCCACAAATTCGTCAAGATTGGATTGAAGAGCCTCGTTTAGCCACGGTGCAATTAGCTAAGCCTTCTTTTTATCAGGTGCCTGAGCATACTGAAACCTGTGCTTTTCTTGAACGTTGCCCGCACCGGATTACGGGGATTTGCGACCGTAATGCGCCTGGAATACGTAAAACCGCTCTGGGTGGTCAGATACTGTGTTTATTAAAACCAGATAATTTACCAGTTAACGGAGAACATCATAAAAAGCGACATCAAAATCGCTGGTGTCCCTCGACCAACACAACGGGAAAGGAATTGGTTAATGAACAGTCGCTTTAA
- a CDS encoding OmpA family protein: protein MKKIAILVSLMLTSFTLNAEPLSMYSYLCNKDGNQLGYQLSVGQAKTLVMYPGNQVQSRTVNISRDHEWLLTHVNPDEVSPACLSYFLSQGYWRSGKSIARFHFAFNSTQMSNDDKQIFAQVAKALSNTPNVSVVGHTDAIGSNGYNQTLGSKRAQAMTQKLVNEGENVMVTSSSRGEMQPIITNTTDSGRALNRRVEIIFDDIAR from the coding sequence ATGAAAAAAATTGCTATTTTGGTCAGTCTAATGTTGACGTCATTTACATTAAACGCTGAACCTTTATCTATGTATTCTTATTTATGTAATAAAGATGGGAATCAACTTGGATATCAACTTAGTGTCGGGCAGGCAAAGACGTTAGTAATGTATCCAGGCAATCAAGTGCAGAGTCGCACGGTTAATATATCTCGAGATCATGAATGGCTATTAACGCATGTTAATCCTGATGAAGTTTCTCCTGCGTGCTTAAGCTATTTTCTCAGTCAGGGATACTGGCGCTCGGGTAAGAGCATTGCCCGTTTTCATTTTGCTTTTAACAGTACTCAAATGAGCAACGACGATAAACAGATTTTCGCTCAAGTGGCGAAAGCATTATCTAACACGCCCAATGTTTCTGTTGTCGGCCATACGGATGCGATTGGTTCTAATGGATATAATCAAACGTTGGGCTCAAAGCGAGCACAAGCTATGACTCAAAAATTGGTGAATGAAGGGGAAAACGTCATGGTGACATCAAGTAGCCGTGGTGAGATGCAGCCTATTATTACCAATACAACAGATTCAGGACGAGCGCTTAATCGGCGGGTAGAAATTATCTTTGATGATATTGCTCGCTAG
- a CDS encoding ABC transporter permease, which translates to MNQMLIGLVTKRVLSALLTLFLVSIVVFGITNILPGDAAQQILGQFAMPEQVAALRKSLGLDEPAITRYFHWLFNVIQGDFGQSMTNNMPVSQLMSGRLTNTLMLAAATSTVSVPLALALGISAAIYQGGRVDKALNLVTLGLVAVPEFLVATIAVLIFAVKLHWFSALSYGGSGDSFLSFLRSYTLPVMTLCFVITAQMARMTRAAMVDELSTDYVEMARLKGLSTLKIAFFHALPNAVGPIVNAIALSLSYLFGGVVIVETIFNFPGIAGLMVDAVTNRDIALVQACTMIFCTGYLALILIADVCSIMCNPRLRNRV; encoded by the coding sequence ATGAATCAGATGCTAATAGGTTTAGTGACCAAGCGTGTACTTAGCGCGTTGCTGACGTTATTTCTGGTATCGATAGTGGTGTTTGGCATTACCAATATTTTACCTGGTGATGCAGCCCAACAAATACTTGGCCAGTTTGCAATGCCTGAGCAGGTGGCAGCACTTCGCAAGTCTTTGGGGCTAGATGAACCCGCCATTACTCGTTATTTCCATTGGTTATTTAATGTTATCCAAGGCGATTTTGGACAATCGATGACCAACAATATGCCTGTCAGCCAACTGATGTCCGGGCGCTTAACTAACACTTTAATGTTAGCTGCCGCAACATCAACCGTATCGGTTCCGCTTGCTTTGGCTTTAGGCATCAGTGCTGCCATCTATCAAGGTGGACGTGTCGATAAGGCATTGAATCTTGTCACGTTGGGATTGGTTGCCGTGCCGGAATTTCTGGTCGCGACTATCGCTGTATTGATTTTTGCCGTCAAACTACACTGGTTTTCCGCTCTTTCATACGGTGGCTCTGGCGATAGTTTTTTGTCCTTCCTGCGTTCTTACACGTTACCGGTGATGACCTTATGCTTTGTGATCACGGCGCAAATGGCGCGGATGACCCGAGCTGCGATGGTTGATGAATTATCCACCGATTATGTTGAAATGGCTCGTCTCAAAGGGTTATCAACATTAAAAATTGCATTCTTTCATGCACTGCCAAATGCAGTCGGGCCGATTGTTAATGCGATTGCGCTGAGCTTGTCTTATTTATTCGGTGGCGTGGTCATTGTCGAAACCATTTTTAACTTTCCAGGTATTGCAGGGTTAATGGTCGACGCGGTGACCAACCGCGACATTGCGCTTGTTCAAGCATGTACCATGATTTTTTGTACGGGCTATTTAGCGTTAATTCTCATTGCGGACGTCTGCTCAATTATGTGTAATCCAAGATTGAGGAATCGAGTATGA